One window of the Triticum dicoccoides isolate Atlit2015 ecotype Zavitan chromosome 3B, WEW_v2.0, whole genome shotgun sequence genome contains the following:
- the LOC119276944 gene encoding uncharacterized protein LOC119276944 gives MEGPFPLLVHDLGNRTDDCQTRFSISNQAVSTAAIHQLKDYRCFESPQGWVLALEPASLHTFLWRPQDGQRISLPSPKQEFPRRCKCLLSDKPSSTSSCTVLVLDLDQPNLLVCRIGGSQWDSYNYELTMFLADDKPREIHMAKLKGIAAVGGKVYYTFMGHALGVVEFSPELSLTEFEVDMVELPDTMPFTSTYLVESCGDLFMVVVVFLGHNVHKIDKVDVYKMDFSRPEWCKVDRIGDRVFLLGGDSIGASNFGASCSASEHGLSSNCIYFLNNIAAEENYLHIFNLEKGTEEVQRPFRHKNGCLLPPPRPPMWLLPTDD, from the coding sequence ATGGAAGGCCCCTTCCCATTGCTTGTGCATGATCTTGGGAACCGTACAGATGACTGCCAGACGCGGTTCAGCATCTCCAACCAGGCCGTGAGCACCGCAGCCATCCATCAACTCAAGGACTACAGGTGCTTCGAGTCTCCACAGGGCTGGGTGCTCGCGCTGGAACCTGCTTCCCTGCACACGTTCCTGTGGCGTCCTCAGGACGGCCAGAGGATCAGCCTTCCATCCCCAAAACAAGAATTTCCCAGGAGGTGCAAGTGCCTGCTTTCCGACAAGCCTAGCTCGACATCGTCTTGCACTGTTCTGGTCCTCGATCTTGACCAGCCTAATCTGTTGGTGTGCCGAATCGGAGGAAGCCAATGGGACTCTTACAACTATGAGCTCACCATGTTCCTCGCAGATGACAAGCCCCGGGAGATACATATGGCCAAACTTAAAGGCATTGCTGCTGTTGGGGGCAAGGTCTACTACACGTTCATGGGACACGCCCTTGGAGTAGTGGAGTTCAGCCCTGAGCTCAGCCTCACCGAGTTTGAAGTTGATATGGTTGAACTGCCCGACACCATGCCGTTTACTTCAACTTACTTGGTTGAATCATGTGGTGACCTCTTTATGGTGGTCGTTGTCTTTCTTGGACACAACGTGCACAAAATCGACAAGGTCGACGTGTATAAGATGGACTTCTCGAGGCCGGAATGGTGCAAGGTGGACAGGATTGGTGATAGGGTGTTCCTCTTGGGTGGAGACAGCATCGGAGCTTCCAACTTTGGAGCATCATGTTCGGCCAGTGAACATGGTTTGTCTAGCAACTGTATCTACTTTCTGAACAACATCGCTGCCGAGGAGAATTACCTGCACATTTTCAACCTGGAGAAAGGGACTGAAGAAGTGCAACGTCCTTTTAGACACAAAAATGGTTGCCTGCTGCCACCGCCACGTCCACCGATGTGGCTGTTACCCACAGACGACTGA